The Patagioenas fasciata isolate bPatFas1 chromosome 3, bPatFas1.hap1, whole genome shotgun sequence genome contains a region encoding:
- the FAM161A gene encoding protein FAM161A isoform X4: MAALGAASRPRPRAPAAQDAYGSGRQDGFDLDSDTSREQTTSQHADWDKGIDFSKMCDSNREYYLKLEELKNAHLETMAKLESMYRNKLYLKGVQPLKKKNAASHTCCRPTWKKSSYEPLNLHKSFSDSDLSDGLGSSISDGSDRELAFEENGSETGSSAFAKERIEKMWDGFSVEDYISRAKHRVPSSPAFRTIRRKHKAWSPKVTVPKPFQMTIREARKREENIKSKSQVEMENHLLKKQLEEEAECQKQFRANPVPAAVFLPLYHEIVRRNEERRRSVKERSKVKLLASQKPFKFIEQEKQRNEMRKMQLRDLSAPEKKAKPFKAKPVPRCVYSPAVNDKLKEEELYREIRIRMRAEELLRNSSLPNSRLALTNTNRKKKHKCVEPKETENKPKIKSSVPDFQQLHKKFQKRLLQQKQVKHLTVCEPFHLRTPSIPSNKGKILQDIQEDEEKLKETRWPYASPRREPRMRNSSANSHLSGSGETKSPKSTESTRRRLQVIRNDEKQRMQEYLQELQEMEERVKQMPLLLERVAQKNARIAAEKHYSSRLRALGICPELVSKKGQTTKLLQRSSAEAFNNSIDARERVMRDKVKERESFEEAADGARSELSWEDEEGEKGKDIKTSPRDGQSSEEEEEEEEEEEAFAGEVGSSPSSDQHGDDEEDEEEAKAGLSLGHSQEEEDEDDQSRPSSRTDRSPGCEEEGQSDAEAEGAVGYEDEEHEDEDDSEEKPSDDEAG; encoded by the exons ATGGCCGCGCTCGGAGCCGCTTCCCGCCCGCGCCCCCGCGCTCCCGCCGCGCAG GATGCTTATGGAAGTGGGAGGCAG GATGGTTTTGATCTGGATTCAGATACCAGCAGAGAACAGACCACCTCTCAGCACGCAGACTGGGACAAGGGGATAGACTTTTCCAAAATGTGCGATTCAAATCGAGAATATTACTTGAAGCTGGAAGAGCTGAAGAATGCCCACCTGGAGACCATGGCAAAATTAGAGAGTATGTATCGGAATAAACTGTATTTAAAAGGAGTACAACccttgaagaagaaaaatgccGCTTCTCATACGTGTTGTAG GCCAACTTGGAAGAAGAGCTCATATGAGCCTCTAAATCTGCACAAATCCTTTTCAGACTCTGACTTAAGCGATGGCTTAGGCTCAAGTATATCTGATGGATCTGACAGGGAATTAGCGTTTGAAGAAAACGGGAGTGAAACTGGATCATCTGCATTTGCTAAGGAACGGATTGAGAAAATGTGGGATGGCTTCTCGGTGGAAGATTACATCTCCCGCGCCAAACACCGCGTACCGAGCTCACCGGCCTTCAGAACGATACGGAGGAAACACAAAGCGTGGTCGCCAAAGGTTACTGTGCCCAAGCCTTTCCAGATGACCATCAGAGAAgccagaaaaagagaagagaacatCAAATCCAAGTCACAGGTCGAAATGGAAAATCACTTGTTGAAGAAGCAGCTAGAGGAGGAAGCGGAGTGCCAGAAACAATTCCGAGCCAATCCAGTGCCCGCTGCTGTTTTCCTTCCGCTCTACCACGAAATCGTGCGGCGAAACGAGGAACGGAGGAGGTCTGTGAAAGAGAGGAGCAAAGTCAAGCTCTTGGCTTCTCAGAAGCCCTTTAAATTCATCGAACAGGAGAAGCAAAGGAATGAAATGAGGAAAATGCAATTAAGAGACCTTTCCGCACCTGAAAAGAAAGCCAAACCGTTCAAAGCAAAACCAGTTCCAAGATGTGTTTATAGTCCGGCTGTTAATGACAAGCTCAAGGAGGAGGAGCTCTACAGAGAAATCAGGATCAGAATGAGGGCTGAAGAGCTGCTGCGCAACTCATCCCTTCCCAACAGCAGACTGGCTCTAACAAATACCAATAGAAAGAAGAAACACAAGTGCGTCGAaccaaaggaaacagaaaataaacccaaaatcAAATCGAGTGTTCCAGATTTTCAACAGCTACACAAGAAGTTTCAGAAACGGCTCCTGCAACAGAAACAAGTGAAACACCTCACGGTCTGCGAACCTTTCCATCTTCGTACCCCGTCTATTCCCTCGAACAAGGGGAAGATTTTGCAGGACATTCAAGAGGATGAAGAGAAATTGAAGGAAACACGCTGGCCGTACGCCTCTCCGAGACGGGAACCTCGAATGAGAAATTCAAGTGCAAATTCACATCTCTCAGGATCTGGAGAAACCAAATCGCCAAAAAGCACAGAATCTACAAGACGGCGGCTACAAGTCATCAG GAATGATGAGAAGCAGAGAATGCAAGAATACTTGCAAGAGCTGCAAGAAATGGAAGAAAGAGTAAAACAAATGCCATTGCTTTTGGAAAGAGTCGCTCAG AAAAACGCCAGGATAGCTGCAGAAAAGCATTATTCAAGCAGACTGCGAGCACTGGGGATATGCCCAGAGCTTGTTTCAAAGAAAGGACAAACAACTAAATTGCTACAACGCTCCAGTGCTGAAGCTTTTAATAACTCCATTGATGCCAGAGAAAG AGTCATGAGGGATAAGGTGAAAGAAAGGGAGTCCTTTGAGGAAGCAGCTGATGGTGCCCGGTCTGAGCTGTCCTGGGAGGAcgaggaaggagagaagggaaaagacaTCAAAACCTCCCCCCGGGATGGTCAGtccagtgaggaggaggaggaggaagaggaggaggaagaagcctTTGCAGGGGAGGTTgggtccagccccagctctgaccAGCACGGTGATgacgaggaggatgaggaggaagcaAAGGCAGGCCTGTCACTTGGCCATTcccaggaggaggaagatgaggacgATCAGTCCAGACCCAGCTCTCGGACTGACCGGTCCCCTGGGTGTGAAGAGGAAGGTCAGTCTGACGCTGAAGCTGAGGGTGCCGTCGGATACGAGGATGAGGAACATGAAGACGAAGACGATTCAGAAGAGAAGCCCAGCGATGATGAAGCTGGCTGA
- the FAM161A gene encoding protein FAM161A isoform X2, whose amino-acid sequence MAALGAASRPRPRAPAAQDGFDLDSDTSREQTTSQHADWDKGIDFSKMCDSNREYYLKLEELKNAHLETMAKLESMYRNKLYLKGVQPLKKKNAASHTCCRPTWKKSSYEPLNLHKSFSDSDLSDGLGSSISDGSDRELAFEENGSETGSSAFAKERIEKMWDGFSVEDYISRAKHRVPSSPAFRTIRRKHKAWSPKVTVPKPFQMTIREARKREENIKSKSQVEMENHLLKKQLEEEAECQKQFRANPVPAAVFLPLYHEIVRRNEERRRSVKERSKVKLLASQKPFKFIEQEKQRNEMRKMQLRDLSAPEKKAKPFKAKPVPRCVYSPAVNDKLKEEELYREIRIRMRAEELLRNSSLPNSRLALTNTNRKKKHKCVEPKETENKPKIKSSVPDFQQLHKKFQKRLLQQKQVKHLTVCEPFHLRTPSIPSNKGKILQDIQEDEEKLKETRWPYASPRREPRMRNSSANSHLSGSGETKSPKSTESTRRRLQVIRNSLEEKRKLEEQQKRNRTKQKQRTKKLQKIVTARAEANDPHQSLAQVSKSKLKTFRNDEKQRMQEYLQELQEMEERVKQMPLLLERVAQKNARIAAEKHYSSRLRALGICPELVSKKGQTTKLLQRSSAEAFNNSIDARERVMRDKVKERESFEEAADGARSELSWEDEEGEKGKDIKTSPRDGQSSEEEEEEEEEEEAFAGEVGSSPSSDQHGDDEEDEEEAKAGLSLGHSQEEEDEDDQSRPSSRTDRSPGCEEEGQSDAEAEGAVGYEDEEHEDEDDSEEKPSDDEAG is encoded by the exons ATGGCCGCGCTCGGAGCCGCTTCCCGCCCGCGCCCCCGCGCTCCCGCCGCGCAG GATGGTTTTGATCTGGATTCAGATACCAGCAGAGAACAGACCACCTCTCAGCACGCAGACTGGGACAAGGGGATAGACTTTTCCAAAATGTGCGATTCAAATCGAGAATATTACTTGAAGCTGGAAGAGCTGAAGAATGCCCACCTGGAGACCATGGCAAAATTAGAGAGTATGTATCGGAATAAACTGTATTTAAAAGGAGTACAACccttgaagaagaaaaatgccGCTTCTCATACGTGTTGTAG GCCAACTTGGAAGAAGAGCTCATATGAGCCTCTAAATCTGCACAAATCCTTTTCAGACTCTGACTTAAGCGATGGCTTAGGCTCAAGTATATCTGATGGATCTGACAGGGAATTAGCGTTTGAAGAAAACGGGAGTGAAACTGGATCATCTGCATTTGCTAAGGAACGGATTGAGAAAATGTGGGATGGCTTCTCGGTGGAAGATTACATCTCCCGCGCCAAACACCGCGTACCGAGCTCACCGGCCTTCAGAACGATACGGAGGAAACACAAAGCGTGGTCGCCAAAGGTTACTGTGCCCAAGCCTTTCCAGATGACCATCAGAGAAgccagaaaaagagaagagaacatCAAATCCAAGTCACAGGTCGAAATGGAAAATCACTTGTTGAAGAAGCAGCTAGAGGAGGAAGCGGAGTGCCAGAAACAATTCCGAGCCAATCCAGTGCCCGCTGCTGTTTTCCTTCCGCTCTACCACGAAATCGTGCGGCGAAACGAGGAACGGAGGAGGTCTGTGAAAGAGAGGAGCAAAGTCAAGCTCTTGGCTTCTCAGAAGCCCTTTAAATTCATCGAACAGGAGAAGCAAAGGAATGAAATGAGGAAAATGCAATTAAGAGACCTTTCCGCACCTGAAAAGAAAGCCAAACCGTTCAAAGCAAAACCAGTTCCAAGATGTGTTTATAGTCCGGCTGTTAATGACAAGCTCAAGGAGGAGGAGCTCTACAGAGAAATCAGGATCAGAATGAGGGCTGAAGAGCTGCTGCGCAACTCATCCCTTCCCAACAGCAGACTGGCTCTAACAAATACCAATAGAAAGAAGAAACACAAGTGCGTCGAaccaaaggaaacagaaaataaacccaaaatcAAATCGAGTGTTCCAGATTTTCAACAGCTACACAAGAAGTTTCAGAAACGGCTCCTGCAACAGAAACAAGTGAAACACCTCACGGTCTGCGAACCTTTCCATCTTCGTACCCCGTCTATTCCCTCGAACAAGGGGAAGATTTTGCAGGACATTCAAGAGGATGAAGAGAAATTGAAGGAAACACGCTGGCCGTACGCCTCTCCGAGACGGGAACCTCGAATGAGAAATTCAAGTGCAAATTCACATCTCTCAGGATCTGGAGAAACCAAATCGCCAAAAAGCACAGAATCTACAAGACGGCGGCTACAAGTCATCAG GAATTCACttgaggaaaagagaaagctggaagaacaacaaaaaaggaacaggacaaagcagaaacaaagaacGAAAAAGCTCCAGAAAATTGTAACAGCTCGGGCTGAGGCCAATGACCCACATCAGAGCCTAGCTCAGGTGTCTAAATCCAAATTAAAAACATTCAG GAATGATGAGAAGCAGAGAATGCAAGAATACTTGCAAGAGCTGCAAGAAATGGAAGAAAGAGTAAAACAAATGCCATTGCTTTTGGAAAGAGTCGCTCAG AAAAACGCCAGGATAGCTGCAGAAAAGCATTATTCAAGCAGACTGCGAGCACTGGGGATATGCCCAGAGCTTGTTTCAAAGAAAGGACAAACAACTAAATTGCTACAACGCTCCAGTGCTGAAGCTTTTAATAACTCCATTGATGCCAGAGAAAG AGTCATGAGGGATAAGGTGAAAGAAAGGGAGTCCTTTGAGGAAGCAGCTGATGGTGCCCGGTCTGAGCTGTCCTGGGAGGAcgaggaaggagagaagggaaaagacaTCAAAACCTCCCCCCGGGATGGTCAGtccagtgaggaggaggaggaggaagaggaggaggaagaagcctTTGCAGGGGAGGTTgggtccagccccagctctgaccAGCACGGTGATgacgaggaggatgaggaggaagcaAAGGCAGGCCTGTCACTTGGCCATTcccaggaggaggaagatgaggacgATCAGTCCAGACCCAGCTCTCGGACTGACCGGTCCCCTGGGTGTGAAGAGGAAGGTCAGTCTGACGCTGAAGCTGAGGGTGCCGTCGGATACGAGGATGAGGAACATGAAGACGAAGACGATTCAGAAGAGAAGCCCAGCGATGATGAAGCTGGCTGA
- the FAM161A gene encoding protein FAM161A isoform X3, with product MCDSNREYYLKLEELKNAHLETMAKLESMYRNKLYLKGVQPLKKKNAASHTCCRPTWKKSSYEPLNLHKSFSDSDLSDGLGSSISDGSDRELAFEENGSETGSSAFAKERIEKMWDGFSVEDYISRAKHRVPSSPAFRTIRRKHKAWSPKVTVPKPFQMTIREARKREENIKSKSQVEMENHLLKKQLEEEAECQKQFRANPVPAAVFLPLYHEIVRRNEERRRSVKERSKVKLLASQKPFKFIEQEKQRNEMRKMQLRDLSAPEKKAKPFKAKPVPRCVYSPAVNDKLKEEELYREIRIRMRAEELLRNSSLPNSRLALTNTNRKKKHKCVEPKETENKPKIKSSVPDFQQLHKKFQKRLLQQKQVKHLTVCEPFHLRTPSIPSNKGKILQDIQEDEEKLKETRWPYASPRREPRMRNSSANSHLSGSGETKSPKSTESTRRRLQVIRNSLEEKRKLEEQQKRNRTKQKQRTKKLQKIVTARAEANDPHQSLAQVSKSKLKTFRNDEKQRMQEYLQELQEMEERVKQMPLLLERVAQKNARIAAEKHYSSRLRALGICPELVSKKGQTTKLLQRSSAEAFNNSIDARERVMRDKVKERESFEEAADGARSELSWEDEEGEKGKDIKTSPRDGQSSEEEEEEEEEEEAFAGEVGSSPSSDQHGDDEEDEEEAKAGLSLGHSQEEEDEDDQSRPSSRTDRSPGCEEEGQSDAEAEGAVGYEDEEHEDEDDSEEKPSDDEAG from the exons ATGTGCGATTCAAATCGAGAATATTACTTGAAGCTGGAAGAGCTGAAGAATGCCCACCTGGAGACCATGGCAAAATTAGAGAGTATGTATCGGAATAAACTGTATTTAAAAGGAGTACAACccttgaagaagaaaaatgccGCTTCTCATACGTGTTGTAG GCCAACTTGGAAGAAGAGCTCATATGAGCCTCTAAATCTGCACAAATCCTTTTCAGACTCTGACTTAAGCGATGGCTTAGGCTCAAGTATATCTGATGGATCTGACAGGGAATTAGCGTTTGAAGAAAACGGGAGTGAAACTGGATCATCTGCATTTGCTAAGGAACGGATTGAGAAAATGTGGGATGGCTTCTCGGTGGAAGATTACATCTCCCGCGCCAAACACCGCGTACCGAGCTCACCGGCCTTCAGAACGATACGGAGGAAACACAAAGCGTGGTCGCCAAAGGTTACTGTGCCCAAGCCTTTCCAGATGACCATCAGAGAAgccagaaaaagagaagagaacatCAAATCCAAGTCACAGGTCGAAATGGAAAATCACTTGTTGAAGAAGCAGCTAGAGGAGGAAGCGGAGTGCCAGAAACAATTCCGAGCCAATCCAGTGCCCGCTGCTGTTTTCCTTCCGCTCTACCACGAAATCGTGCGGCGAAACGAGGAACGGAGGAGGTCTGTGAAAGAGAGGAGCAAAGTCAAGCTCTTGGCTTCTCAGAAGCCCTTTAAATTCATCGAACAGGAGAAGCAAAGGAATGAAATGAGGAAAATGCAATTAAGAGACCTTTCCGCACCTGAAAAGAAAGCCAAACCGTTCAAAGCAAAACCAGTTCCAAGATGTGTTTATAGTCCGGCTGTTAATGACAAGCTCAAGGAGGAGGAGCTCTACAGAGAAATCAGGATCAGAATGAGGGCTGAAGAGCTGCTGCGCAACTCATCCCTTCCCAACAGCAGACTGGCTCTAACAAATACCAATAGAAAGAAGAAACACAAGTGCGTCGAaccaaaggaaacagaaaataaacccaaaatcAAATCGAGTGTTCCAGATTTTCAACAGCTACACAAGAAGTTTCAGAAACGGCTCCTGCAACAGAAACAAGTGAAACACCTCACGGTCTGCGAACCTTTCCATCTTCGTACCCCGTCTATTCCCTCGAACAAGGGGAAGATTTTGCAGGACATTCAAGAGGATGAAGAGAAATTGAAGGAAACACGCTGGCCGTACGCCTCTCCGAGACGGGAACCTCGAATGAGAAATTCAAGTGCAAATTCACATCTCTCAGGATCTGGAGAAACCAAATCGCCAAAAAGCACAGAATCTACAAGACGGCGGCTACAAGTCATCAG GAATTCACttgaggaaaagagaaagctggaagaacaacaaaaaaggaacaggacaaagcagaaacaaagaacGAAAAAGCTCCAGAAAATTGTAACAGCTCGGGCTGAGGCCAATGACCCACATCAGAGCCTAGCTCAGGTGTCTAAATCCAAATTAAAAACATTCAG GAATGATGAGAAGCAGAGAATGCAAGAATACTTGCAAGAGCTGCAAGAAATGGAAGAAAGAGTAAAACAAATGCCATTGCTTTTGGAAAGAGTCGCTCAG AAAAACGCCAGGATAGCTGCAGAAAAGCATTATTCAAGCAGACTGCGAGCACTGGGGATATGCCCAGAGCTTGTTTCAAAGAAAGGACAAACAACTAAATTGCTACAACGCTCCAGTGCTGAAGCTTTTAATAACTCCATTGATGCCAGAGAAAG AGTCATGAGGGATAAGGTGAAAGAAAGGGAGTCCTTTGAGGAAGCAGCTGATGGTGCCCGGTCTGAGCTGTCCTGGGAGGAcgaggaaggagagaagggaaaagacaTCAAAACCTCCCCCCGGGATGGTCAGtccagtgaggaggaggaggaggaagaggaggaggaagaagcctTTGCAGGGGAGGTTgggtccagccccagctctgaccAGCACGGTGATgacgaggaggatgaggaggaagcaAAGGCAGGCCTGTCACTTGGCCATTcccaggaggaggaagatgaggacgATCAGTCCAGACCCAGCTCTCGGACTGACCGGTCCCCTGGGTGTGAAGAGGAAGGTCAGTCTGACGCTGAAGCTGAGGGTGCCGTCGGATACGAGGATGAGGAACATGAAGACGAAGACGATTCAGAAGAGAAGCCCAGCGATGATGAAGCTGGCTGA
- the FAM161A gene encoding protein FAM161A isoform X1, protein MAALGAASRPRPRAPAAQDAYGSGRQDGFDLDSDTSREQTTSQHADWDKGIDFSKMCDSNREYYLKLEELKNAHLETMAKLESMYRNKLYLKGVQPLKKKNAASHTCCRPTWKKSSYEPLNLHKSFSDSDLSDGLGSSISDGSDRELAFEENGSETGSSAFAKERIEKMWDGFSVEDYISRAKHRVPSSPAFRTIRRKHKAWSPKVTVPKPFQMTIREARKREENIKSKSQVEMENHLLKKQLEEEAECQKQFRANPVPAAVFLPLYHEIVRRNEERRRSVKERSKVKLLASQKPFKFIEQEKQRNEMRKMQLRDLSAPEKKAKPFKAKPVPRCVYSPAVNDKLKEEELYREIRIRMRAEELLRNSSLPNSRLALTNTNRKKKHKCVEPKETENKPKIKSSVPDFQQLHKKFQKRLLQQKQVKHLTVCEPFHLRTPSIPSNKGKILQDIQEDEEKLKETRWPYASPRREPRMRNSSANSHLSGSGETKSPKSTESTRRRLQVIRNSLEEKRKLEEQQKRNRTKQKQRTKKLQKIVTARAEANDPHQSLAQVSKSKLKTFRNDEKQRMQEYLQELQEMEERVKQMPLLLERVAQKNARIAAEKHYSSRLRALGICPELVSKKGQTTKLLQRSSAEAFNNSIDARERVMRDKVKERESFEEAADGARSELSWEDEEGEKGKDIKTSPRDGQSSEEEEEEEEEEEAFAGEVGSSPSSDQHGDDEEDEEEAKAGLSLGHSQEEEDEDDQSRPSSRTDRSPGCEEEGQSDAEAEGAVGYEDEEHEDEDDSEEKPSDDEAG, encoded by the exons ATGGCCGCGCTCGGAGCCGCTTCCCGCCCGCGCCCCCGCGCTCCCGCCGCGCAG GATGCTTATGGAAGTGGGAGGCAG GATGGTTTTGATCTGGATTCAGATACCAGCAGAGAACAGACCACCTCTCAGCACGCAGACTGGGACAAGGGGATAGACTTTTCCAAAATGTGCGATTCAAATCGAGAATATTACTTGAAGCTGGAAGAGCTGAAGAATGCCCACCTGGAGACCATGGCAAAATTAGAGAGTATGTATCGGAATAAACTGTATTTAAAAGGAGTACAACccttgaagaagaaaaatgccGCTTCTCATACGTGTTGTAG GCCAACTTGGAAGAAGAGCTCATATGAGCCTCTAAATCTGCACAAATCCTTTTCAGACTCTGACTTAAGCGATGGCTTAGGCTCAAGTATATCTGATGGATCTGACAGGGAATTAGCGTTTGAAGAAAACGGGAGTGAAACTGGATCATCTGCATTTGCTAAGGAACGGATTGAGAAAATGTGGGATGGCTTCTCGGTGGAAGATTACATCTCCCGCGCCAAACACCGCGTACCGAGCTCACCGGCCTTCAGAACGATACGGAGGAAACACAAAGCGTGGTCGCCAAAGGTTACTGTGCCCAAGCCTTTCCAGATGACCATCAGAGAAgccagaaaaagagaagagaacatCAAATCCAAGTCACAGGTCGAAATGGAAAATCACTTGTTGAAGAAGCAGCTAGAGGAGGAAGCGGAGTGCCAGAAACAATTCCGAGCCAATCCAGTGCCCGCTGCTGTTTTCCTTCCGCTCTACCACGAAATCGTGCGGCGAAACGAGGAACGGAGGAGGTCTGTGAAAGAGAGGAGCAAAGTCAAGCTCTTGGCTTCTCAGAAGCCCTTTAAATTCATCGAACAGGAGAAGCAAAGGAATGAAATGAGGAAAATGCAATTAAGAGACCTTTCCGCACCTGAAAAGAAAGCCAAACCGTTCAAAGCAAAACCAGTTCCAAGATGTGTTTATAGTCCGGCTGTTAATGACAAGCTCAAGGAGGAGGAGCTCTACAGAGAAATCAGGATCAGAATGAGGGCTGAAGAGCTGCTGCGCAACTCATCCCTTCCCAACAGCAGACTGGCTCTAACAAATACCAATAGAAAGAAGAAACACAAGTGCGTCGAaccaaaggaaacagaaaataaacccaaaatcAAATCGAGTGTTCCAGATTTTCAACAGCTACACAAGAAGTTTCAGAAACGGCTCCTGCAACAGAAACAAGTGAAACACCTCACGGTCTGCGAACCTTTCCATCTTCGTACCCCGTCTATTCCCTCGAACAAGGGGAAGATTTTGCAGGACATTCAAGAGGATGAAGAGAAATTGAAGGAAACACGCTGGCCGTACGCCTCTCCGAGACGGGAACCTCGAATGAGAAATTCAAGTGCAAATTCACATCTCTCAGGATCTGGAGAAACCAAATCGCCAAAAAGCACAGAATCTACAAGACGGCGGCTACAAGTCATCAG GAATTCACttgaggaaaagagaaagctggaagaacaacaaaaaaggaacaggacaaagcagaaacaaagaacGAAAAAGCTCCAGAAAATTGTAACAGCTCGGGCTGAGGCCAATGACCCACATCAGAGCCTAGCTCAGGTGTCTAAATCCAAATTAAAAACATTCAG GAATGATGAGAAGCAGAGAATGCAAGAATACTTGCAAGAGCTGCAAGAAATGGAAGAAAGAGTAAAACAAATGCCATTGCTTTTGGAAAGAGTCGCTCAG AAAAACGCCAGGATAGCTGCAGAAAAGCATTATTCAAGCAGACTGCGAGCACTGGGGATATGCCCAGAGCTTGTTTCAAAGAAAGGACAAACAACTAAATTGCTACAACGCTCCAGTGCTGAAGCTTTTAATAACTCCATTGATGCCAGAGAAAG AGTCATGAGGGATAAGGTGAAAGAAAGGGAGTCCTTTGAGGAAGCAGCTGATGGTGCCCGGTCTGAGCTGTCCTGGGAGGAcgaggaaggagagaagggaaaagacaTCAAAACCTCCCCCCGGGATGGTCAGtccagtgaggaggaggaggaggaagaggaggaggaagaagcctTTGCAGGGGAGGTTgggtccagccccagctctgaccAGCACGGTGATgacgaggaggatgaggaggaagcaAAGGCAGGCCTGTCACTTGGCCATTcccaggaggaggaagatgaggacgATCAGTCCAGACCCAGCTCTCGGACTGACCGGTCCCCTGGGTGTGAAGAGGAAGGTCAGTCTGACGCTGAAGCTGAGGGTGCCGTCGGATACGAGGATGAGGAACATGAAGACGAAGACGATTCAGAAGAGAAGCCCAGCGATGATGAAGCTGGCTGA